In the Gossypium arboreum isolate Shixiya-1 chromosome 10, ASM2569848v2, whole genome shotgun sequence genome, one interval contains:
- the LOC108487114 gene encoding probable pre-mRNA-splicing factor ATP-dependent RNA helicase DEAH9 isoform X1, translating into MAQFWKPGTEKPRLLEDEDGGVIFLSSSYSSSSSGYGYVSIEKQRQRLPVYKYRTAILYLVESHATTIVVGETGSGKTTQIPQFLKEAGWADGGRVIACTQPRRLAVQAVASRVAEEMGVKLGEEVGYTIRFEDISSPDLTRIKFLTDGVLLREMMDDPLLTKYSVVMVDEAHERSISTDIVLGLLKKIQKRRPELRLIISSATIEAKSMSNFFLSSKRRQALEGEELRPRLEPAILSVEGRGFNVQIHYVEDPVRDYVQAAVSTVLLINDKEPPGDILVFLTGQDDIDAAIKLLTEEARSNGKNSSGLIILPLYSGLTRAEQDLIFSPTPKGKRKVVISTNIAETSLTLEGIVYVVDSGFSKQRFYNPISDIENLVVAPISKASARQRAGRAGRLRPGKCYRLYTEEYFLNEMSIQGIPEIQRSNLVSCVIQLKALGIDNILGFDWPASPSPESMIRALEVLYSLGVLDDDAKLTSPVGFQVAEIPLEPMIAKIILSSNELGCSDEIITIAAVLSIQSIWFSARGAQKELDEAKLRFAAAEGDHVTFLNIYKGFLQSGKSSKWCHKNFINYHAMKKVMEIRELLRRIVLRLGIVLKSCETDMQLVRKAVTAGFFANACRLEAYSHGGMYKTIRGSQEVYIHPSSVLFRVNPKCVIYHSLVSTDRQYMRNVMSIDPSWLTEVAPHFYQQQRHNPTIH; encoded by the exons ATGGCGCAGTTCTGGAAACCGGGAACCGAGAAGCCCCGCCTCCTCGAGGACGAGGATGGCGGTGTTATTTTCTTGTCATCTTCTTACTCTTCATCTTCTTCTGG ATATGGGTATGTGAGCATTGAGAAGCAAAGACAGAGGCTTCCAGTTTATAAGTATAGAACTGCTATTCTTTATTTAGTGGAGTCTCACGCTACTACCATTGTTGTTGGTGAAACGGGTAGTGGTAAAACCACTCAAATTCCACAG TTTTTAAAAGAAGCTGGTTGGGCTGATGGTGGGCGTGTTATAGCTTGCACGCAACCAAGACGACTAGCTGTGCAG GCAGTTGCTTCAAGGGTAGCTGAGGAGATGGGGGTCAAACTTGGAGAAGAAGTTGGTTACACAATCCGGTTTGAAGATATCTCTAGTCCA GATCTTACTAGGATCAAATTTCTCACAGATGGAGTCTTACTTAGAGAAATGATGGATGATCCTCTTTTGACTAAGTACAG TGTCGTTATGGTGGATGAGGCGCATGAAAGATCCATTTCAACAGACATTGTACTTGGTCTTCTGAAAAAG ATCCAGAAACGTCGACCGGAGCTGCGACTGATTATATCTTCTGCTACGATTGAAGCGAAATCAATGTCTAATTTCTTCCTGTCCAG TAAAAGGCGCCAAGCATTGGAAGGTGAGGAGCTTAGACCTAGGTTGGAGCCTGCTATCTTATCCGTTGAG GGTAGAGGGTTTAATGTGCAAATTCATTATGTGGAAGACCCTGTACGAGACTATGTTCAGGCTGCTGTTTCAACAGTGCTATTGATTAATGACAAG GAACCACCAGGTGATATTTTAGTATTTCTTACTGGTCAAGATGATATTGATGCTGCTATTAAGTTGCTTACTGAAGAAGCTCGAAGCAATGGGAAAAATTCCTCAG GGTTGATTATTTTGCCTTTATACTCTGGACTTACACGTGCAGAACAG GATTTGATATTTTCTCCAACTCCTAAAGGCAAGAGAAAAGTAGTGATATCAACAAATATAGCAGAGACATCATTGACTTTAGAG GGTATTGTCTATGTTGTTGATAGTGGCTTCTCAAAACAACGATTCTACAATCCG ATCTCGGATATAGAAAATCTTGTGGTGGCACCCATATCCAAGGCATCTGCTAGACAAAGGGCTGGTCGAGCTGGTAGACTTAGACCTGGGAAGTGTTACAG ATTGTATACAGAAGAGTATTTTCTCAATGAAATGTCTATTCAAGGAATTCCTGAGATCCAAAGGTCAAATCTTGTTTCTTGTGTGATTCAG TTAAAAGCATTAGGCATTGATAACATTCTGGGCTTTGACTGGCCGGCATCTCCATCTCCTGAATCAATGATCCGAGCACTTGAAGTACTTTATTCACTTGGAGTCCTTGATGATGATGCTAAACTTACTTCACCAGTTGGTTTTCAAGTTGCAGAAATTCCACTG GAACCAATGATCGCAAAAATTATTTTATCTTCAAATGAGCTTGGGTGTTCTGATGAAATCATAACTATTGCTGCTGTTCTCTCTATCCAG TCTATCTGGTTTTCTGCTCGAGGAGCACAAAAGGAACTGGATGAAGCCAAATTGAGATTTGCTGCTGCTGAG ggtGACCATGTTACTTTCCTGAATATTTACAAAGGGTTTCTCCAGTCTGGCAAATCTTCAAAGTGGTGTCACAAGAACTTCATAAACTACCATGCCATG aAAAAGGTAATGGAAATTCGGGAACTACTCAGAAGAATAGTGCTGAGGTTGGGCATAGTCTTGAAATCTTGCGAAACAGATATGCAG TTGGTGAGAAAGGCAGTCACTGCTGGTTTTTTTGCTAATGCATGCCGTTTAGAG GCCTACAGTCATGGTGGGATGTACAAGACTATTAGAGGTTCCCAAGAAGTTTATATTCATCCATCATCTGTGTTATTCAG AGTAAATCCAAAGTGTGTTATATACCATTCTCTTGTCTCCACCGACCGGCAATACATGCGCAACGTTATGTCCATAGATCCTTCTTGGTTAACTGAGGTTGCACCGCATTTTTATCAGCAGCAACGGCACAATCCTACTATCCACTGA
- the LOC108487114 gene encoding probable pre-mRNA-splicing factor ATP-dependent RNA helicase DEAH9 isoform X2, translating to MAQFWKPGTEKPRLLEDEDGGVIFLSSSYSSSSSGYGYVSIEKQRQRLPVYKYRTAILYLVESHATTIVVGETGSGKTTQIPQFLKEAGWADGGRVIACTQPRRLAVQAVASRVAEEMGVKLGEEVGYTIRFEDISSPDLTRIKFLTDGVLLREMMDDPLLTKYSVVMVDEAHERSISTDIVLGLLKKIQKRRPELRLIISSATIEAKSMSNFFLSSKRRQALEGEELRPRLEPAILSVEGRGFNVQIHYVEDPVRDYVQAAVSTVLLINDKEPPGDILVFLTGQDDIDAAIKLLTEEARSNGKNSSGLIILPLYSGLTRAEQDLIFSPTPKGKRKVVISTNIAETSLTLEGIVYVVDSGFSKQRFYNPISDIENLVVAPISKASARQRAGRAGRLRPGKCYRLYTEEYFLNEMSIQGIPEIQRSNLVSCVIQLKALGIDNILGFDWPASPSPESMIRALEVLYSLGVLDDDAKLTSPVGFQVAEIPLEPMIAKIILSSNELGCSDEIITIAAVLSIQSIWFSARGAQKELDEAKLRFAAAEGDHVTFLNIYKGFLQSGKSSKWCHKNFINYHAMVCIFIWAFLRI from the exons ATGGCGCAGTTCTGGAAACCGGGAACCGAGAAGCCCCGCCTCCTCGAGGACGAGGATGGCGGTGTTATTTTCTTGTCATCTTCTTACTCTTCATCTTCTTCTGG ATATGGGTATGTGAGCATTGAGAAGCAAAGACAGAGGCTTCCAGTTTATAAGTATAGAACTGCTATTCTTTATTTAGTGGAGTCTCACGCTACTACCATTGTTGTTGGTGAAACGGGTAGTGGTAAAACCACTCAAATTCCACAG TTTTTAAAAGAAGCTGGTTGGGCTGATGGTGGGCGTGTTATAGCTTGCACGCAACCAAGACGACTAGCTGTGCAG GCAGTTGCTTCAAGGGTAGCTGAGGAGATGGGGGTCAAACTTGGAGAAGAAGTTGGTTACACAATCCGGTTTGAAGATATCTCTAGTCCA GATCTTACTAGGATCAAATTTCTCACAGATGGAGTCTTACTTAGAGAAATGATGGATGATCCTCTTTTGACTAAGTACAG TGTCGTTATGGTGGATGAGGCGCATGAAAGATCCATTTCAACAGACATTGTACTTGGTCTTCTGAAAAAG ATCCAGAAACGTCGACCGGAGCTGCGACTGATTATATCTTCTGCTACGATTGAAGCGAAATCAATGTCTAATTTCTTCCTGTCCAG TAAAAGGCGCCAAGCATTGGAAGGTGAGGAGCTTAGACCTAGGTTGGAGCCTGCTATCTTATCCGTTGAG GGTAGAGGGTTTAATGTGCAAATTCATTATGTGGAAGACCCTGTACGAGACTATGTTCAGGCTGCTGTTTCAACAGTGCTATTGATTAATGACAAG GAACCACCAGGTGATATTTTAGTATTTCTTACTGGTCAAGATGATATTGATGCTGCTATTAAGTTGCTTACTGAAGAAGCTCGAAGCAATGGGAAAAATTCCTCAG GGTTGATTATTTTGCCTTTATACTCTGGACTTACACGTGCAGAACAG GATTTGATATTTTCTCCAACTCCTAAAGGCAAGAGAAAAGTAGTGATATCAACAAATATAGCAGAGACATCATTGACTTTAGAG GGTATTGTCTATGTTGTTGATAGTGGCTTCTCAAAACAACGATTCTACAATCCG ATCTCGGATATAGAAAATCTTGTGGTGGCACCCATATCCAAGGCATCTGCTAGACAAAGGGCTGGTCGAGCTGGTAGACTTAGACCTGGGAAGTGTTACAG ATTGTATACAGAAGAGTATTTTCTCAATGAAATGTCTATTCAAGGAATTCCTGAGATCCAAAGGTCAAATCTTGTTTCTTGTGTGATTCAG TTAAAAGCATTAGGCATTGATAACATTCTGGGCTTTGACTGGCCGGCATCTCCATCTCCTGAATCAATGATCCGAGCACTTGAAGTACTTTATTCACTTGGAGTCCTTGATGATGATGCTAAACTTACTTCACCAGTTGGTTTTCAAGTTGCAGAAATTCCACTG GAACCAATGATCGCAAAAATTATTTTATCTTCAAATGAGCTTGGGTGTTCTGATGAAATCATAACTATTGCTGCTGTTCTCTCTATCCAG TCTATCTGGTTTTCTGCTCGAGGAGCACAAAAGGAACTGGATGAAGCCAAATTGAGATTTGCTGCTGCTGAG ggtGACCATGTTACTTTCCTGAATATTTACAAAGGGTTTCTCCAGTCTGGCAAATCTTCAAAGTGGTGTCACAAGAACTTCATAAACTACCATGCCATGGTGTGTATTTTTATTTGGGCATTTTTGAGAATTTAA
- the LOC108487114 gene encoding probable pre-mRNA-splicing factor ATP-dependent RNA helicase DEAH9 isoform X3 → MQDLTRIKFLTDGVLLREMMDDPLLTKYSVVMVDEAHERSISTDIVLGLLKKIQKRRPELRLIISSATIEAKSMSNFFLSSKRRQALEGEELRPRLEPAILSVEGRGFNVQIHYVEDPVRDYVQAAVSTVLLINDKEPPGDILVFLTGQDDIDAAIKLLTEEARSNGKNSSGLIILPLYSGLTRAEQDLIFSPTPKGKRKVVISTNIAETSLTLEGIVYVVDSGFSKQRFYNPISDIENLVVAPISKASARQRAGRAGRLRPGKCYRLYTEEYFLNEMSIQGIPEIQRSNLVSCVIQLKALGIDNILGFDWPASPSPESMIRALEVLYSLGVLDDDAKLTSPVGFQVAEIPLEPMIAKIILSSNELGCSDEIITIAAVLSIQSIWFSARGAQKELDEAKLRFAAAEGDHVTFLNIYKGFLQSGKSSKWCHKNFINYHAMKKVMEIRELLRRIVLRLGIVLKSCETDMQLVRKAVTAGFFANACRLEAYSHGGMYKTIRGSQEVYIHPSSVLFRVNPKCVIYHSLVSTDRQYMRNVMSIDPSWLTEVAPHFYQQQRHNPTIH, encoded by the exons TGCAGGATCTTACTAGGATCAAATTTCTCACAGATGGAGTCTTACTTAGAGAAATGATGGATGATCCTCTTTTGACTAAGTACAG TGTCGTTATGGTGGATGAGGCGCATGAAAGATCCATTTCAACAGACATTGTACTTGGTCTTCTGAAAAAG ATCCAGAAACGTCGACCGGAGCTGCGACTGATTATATCTTCTGCTACGATTGAAGCGAAATCAATGTCTAATTTCTTCCTGTCCAG TAAAAGGCGCCAAGCATTGGAAGGTGAGGAGCTTAGACCTAGGTTGGAGCCTGCTATCTTATCCGTTGAG GGTAGAGGGTTTAATGTGCAAATTCATTATGTGGAAGACCCTGTACGAGACTATGTTCAGGCTGCTGTTTCAACAGTGCTATTGATTAATGACAAG GAACCACCAGGTGATATTTTAGTATTTCTTACTGGTCAAGATGATATTGATGCTGCTATTAAGTTGCTTACTGAAGAAGCTCGAAGCAATGGGAAAAATTCCTCAG GGTTGATTATTTTGCCTTTATACTCTGGACTTACACGTGCAGAACAG GATTTGATATTTTCTCCAACTCCTAAAGGCAAGAGAAAAGTAGTGATATCAACAAATATAGCAGAGACATCATTGACTTTAGAG GGTATTGTCTATGTTGTTGATAGTGGCTTCTCAAAACAACGATTCTACAATCCG ATCTCGGATATAGAAAATCTTGTGGTGGCACCCATATCCAAGGCATCTGCTAGACAAAGGGCTGGTCGAGCTGGTAGACTTAGACCTGGGAAGTGTTACAG ATTGTATACAGAAGAGTATTTTCTCAATGAAATGTCTATTCAAGGAATTCCTGAGATCCAAAGGTCAAATCTTGTTTCTTGTGTGATTCAG TTAAAAGCATTAGGCATTGATAACATTCTGGGCTTTGACTGGCCGGCATCTCCATCTCCTGAATCAATGATCCGAGCACTTGAAGTACTTTATTCACTTGGAGTCCTTGATGATGATGCTAAACTTACTTCACCAGTTGGTTTTCAAGTTGCAGAAATTCCACTG GAACCAATGATCGCAAAAATTATTTTATCTTCAAATGAGCTTGGGTGTTCTGATGAAATCATAACTATTGCTGCTGTTCTCTCTATCCAG TCTATCTGGTTTTCTGCTCGAGGAGCACAAAAGGAACTGGATGAAGCCAAATTGAGATTTGCTGCTGCTGAG ggtGACCATGTTACTTTCCTGAATATTTACAAAGGGTTTCTCCAGTCTGGCAAATCTTCAAAGTGGTGTCACAAGAACTTCATAAACTACCATGCCATG aAAAAGGTAATGGAAATTCGGGAACTACTCAGAAGAATAGTGCTGAGGTTGGGCATAGTCTTGAAATCTTGCGAAACAGATATGCAG TTGGTGAGAAAGGCAGTCACTGCTGGTTTTTTTGCTAATGCATGCCGTTTAGAG GCCTACAGTCATGGTGGGATGTACAAGACTATTAGAGGTTCCCAAGAAGTTTATATTCATCCATCATCTGTGTTATTCAG AGTAAATCCAAAGTGTGTTATATACCATTCTCTTGTCTCCACCGACCGGCAATACATGCGCAACGTTATGTCCATAGATCCTTCTTGGTTAACTGAGGTTGCACCGCATTTTTATCAGCAGCAACGGCACAATCCTACTATCCACTGA
- the LOC108488868 gene encoding uncharacterized protein LOC108488868, whose product MSSNNTSNIVGVRDMANGSGGGDYESSSLKKAKKQRIPKRGPGVAELEKILREQEQKDGHTSSSLVPSLPNFYPSLPRSASFLADNHHHHHHPSSPPPSMAALHGNCNGSSQLRSCGNVGGNNGPSKGVYINGSGVYLPEQTLLPISWGSSEEPAPKMAADFSFPMPLSNGSSHTVLQRNHLSMMDLFPLSTLSSSSTTPSSSTGVYHHVEPPSNQKPCYISTLLPEEDKMMSAKRSRPNVPVENWPAAAPSRMSFQQPIRPQVSRLDPSSSSTNNGVFSFGISGDSMPTNPLELKLKTCVNDNPSGYGNGNGNGSRPFITLLSSPTTQNCQPDLPKFIKQFPFQENNEGCLLQKSSSESEVLPVHNKSFFSFLLQSAEEVQRGSTSAEATLCLSTGNCCTEKTGDFIDLNLKL is encoded by the exons ATGAGCAGCAACAACACAAGCAACATCGTTGGTGTTCGAGACATGGCTAATGGCAGTGGTGGTGGTGACTATGAAAGCTCCAGTTTAAAGAAGGCAAAGAAACAAAGGATCCCTAAAAGAGGACCTGGAGTTGCTGAACTTGAGAAGATATTGCGTGAACAAGAGCAAAAAGATGGTCATACATCATCATCTTTAGTTCCTTCACTTCCCAATTTTTACCCTTCTTTGCCAAGAAGTGCTTCTTTTCTCGCTGATAATcatcaccatcatcatcatccaAGTTCACCACCACCTTCAATGGCTGCCCTTCATGGTAATTGCAATGGTAGTTCACAGTTAAGATCATGTGGAAATGTAGGTGGTAATAATGGTCCTAGTAAAGGAGTCTATATTAACGGATCAGGCGTATATTTGCCTGAACAAACCTTGTTGCCGATTTCTTGGGGCTCATCTGAGGAACCAGCTCCTAAAATGGCTGCTGATTTTTCATTCCCTATGCCTCTTTCAAACGGATCCAGTCATACCGTGTTGCAAAGGAACCATCTTTCAATG ATGGATCTTTTCCCGTTATCAACATTATCGTCTTCATCAACAACCCCATCATCATCTACAGGGGTATATCATCATGTAGAGCCCCCTTCAAACCAAAAACCTTGTTACATATCAACACTTTTGCCTGAGGAAGACAAG ATGATGAGTGCCAAGCGGTCAAGGCCTAATGTCCCAGTCGAGAACTGGCCGGCGGCAGCTCCGTCTCGCATGTCCTTTCAACAACCTATCCGCCCTCAAGTCTCCAGGCTTGATCCTTCATCTTCGTCTACCAACAATGGTGTCTTTAGCTTTGGAATATCCGG AGACTCAATGCCGACAAACCCTTTGGAGCTGAAACTGAAAACATGCGTTAATGATAACCCTAGTGGCTATGGAAATGGCAATGGTAATGGAAGTCGTCCcttcatcacattattaagctcTCCAACAACTCAAAATTGCCAACCAGACTTACCCAAATTCATCAAACAATTCCCTTTCCAA GAAAACAATGAAGGGTGTTTACTGCAAAAATCGTCATCAGAATCTGAGGTATTACCAGTGCATAACAAGAGTTTCTTTAGCTTCTTATTACAATCAGCTGAAGAGGTGCAAAGGGGTAGTACTTCAGCTGAAGCCACACTTTGTCTGAGTACTGGAAATTGTTGTACTGAAAAAACAGGAGATTTTATTGATCTTAACTTAAAGCTTTAA
- the LOC108488588 gene encoding E3 ubiquitin-protein ligase ATL41-like isoform X2, translating to MGSEDDDHNTTFGVSRKIMLSAIGSLLGVVMLIIMLHLYARYLLRRQERRRRAALYSPRTDQITPVDISSITELPKSGLDPLVIASLPMFTYKVTTGQVSHDDEESECSVCLGTITEESMVWADGGCVFTLTAAKGKKREKRRKKMKIK from the exons ATGGGTTCAGAAGATGATGATCATAACACAACATTTGGTGTCAGCCGCAAGATCATGCTGTCGGCAATCGGCTCTTTACTCGGCGTTGTGATGCTCATTATCATGCTCCATCTCTATGCGAGGTATCTTCTTAGACGCCAAGAAAGGAGACGCCGAGCTGCCCTTTACTCCCCTAGAACCGATCAAATCACACCGGTTGATATAAGTTCCATCACCGAACTGCCCAAGTCGGGACTCGACCCTTTAGTCATAGCTTCATTGCCGATGTTCACATACAAGGTAACCACCGGTCAGGTCAGTCATGATGATGAGGAGTCAGAATGCTCTGTTTGTTTAGGAACCATCACGGAGGAGTCCATG GTATGGGCTGATGGTGGGTGTGTTTTTACTCTAACGGCAGCTAAAgggaaaaagagagagaaaagaagaaagaagatgaaaataaaatga
- the LOC108488588 gene encoding E3 ubiquitin-protein ligase ATL41-like isoform X3 gives MGSEDDDHNTTFGVSRKIMLSAIGSLLGVVMLIIMLHLYARYLLRRQERRRRAALYSPRTDQITPVDISSITELPKSGLDPLVIASLPMFTYKVWADGGCVFTLTAAKGKKREKRRKKMKIK, from the exons ATGGGTTCAGAAGATGATGATCATAACACAACATTTGGTGTCAGCCGCAAGATCATGCTGTCGGCAATCGGCTCTTTACTCGGCGTTGTGATGCTCATTATCATGCTCCATCTCTATGCGAGGTATCTTCTTAGACGCCAAGAAAGGAGACGCCGAGCTGCCCTTTACTCCCCTAGAACCGATCAAATCACACCGGTTGATATAAGTTCCATCACCGAACTGCCCAAGTCGGGACTCGACCCTTTAGTCATAGCTTCATTGCCGATGTTCACATACAAG GTATGGGCTGATGGTGGGTGTGTTTTTACTCTAACGGCAGCTAAAgggaaaaagagagagaaaagaagaaagaagatgaaaataaaatga
- the LOC108488588 gene encoding E3 ubiquitin-protein ligase ATL41-like isoform X1 has translation MGSEDDDHNTTFGVSRKIMLSAIGSLLGVVMLIIMLHLYARYLLRRQERRRRAALYSPRTDQITPVDISSITELPKSGLDPLVIASLPMFTYKVTTGQVSHDDEESECSVCLGTITEESMVRLLPNCKHIFHVQCIDTWLGSHTTCPICRTVVEPMVQSENFELDNRVQPTAPPLEQKDGEPSGSGSRFDSFRRMLGRERSSNRIQSCENNEIFDSVQDLERQ, from the coding sequence ATGGGTTCAGAAGATGATGATCATAACACAACATTTGGTGTCAGCCGCAAGATCATGCTGTCGGCAATCGGCTCTTTACTCGGCGTTGTGATGCTCATTATCATGCTCCATCTCTATGCGAGGTATCTTCTTAGACGCCAAGAAAGGAGACGCCGAGCTGCCCTTTACTCCCCTAGAACCGATCAAATCACACCGGTTGATATAAGTTCCATCACCGAACTGCCCAAGTCGGGACTCGACCCTTTAGTCATAGCTTCATTGCCGATGTTCACATACAAGGTAACCACCGGTCAGGTCAGTCATGATGATGAGGAGTCAGAATGCTCTGTTTGTTTAGGAACCATCACGGAGGAGTCCATGGTTAGGCTTTTACCCAATTGTAAACACATATTTCATGTGCAATGCATAGATACATGGCTTGGGTCACACACAACATGTCCCATATGTCGCACTGTGGTTGAACCGATGGTCCAATCGGAGAACTTCGAGTTAGACAATAGGGTTCAACCCACAGCTCCTCCTTTAGAACAAAAAGATGGTGAACCATCGGGATCAGGGTCAAGATTTGATTCTTTTAGGAGGATGCTTGGTAGAGAAAGATCATCAAATAGAATTCAAAGTTGCGAAAACAATGAAATATTTGATAGTGTTCAAGATTTAGAGAGGCAATAA
- the LOC108489207 gene encoding protein IQ-DOMAIN 9-like — MGSGNVLKTLVNIVKDDSSKQVKRSSGSTKSKGFKWKKLQRKTSMRTKFIRDSAALGMSIEDLAATRIQTAFRAYRARKKLRLLKGIVRLQAKTRTYSIKKQATTTLHYLHSWSNIQAQIRARRLCMVTEGHLRQKKIANQLKLEAKLHELEVEWSGGPGTMEEVLTKIHQKEAAAVKRERTMAYAFSHQWRAPNSINNGLGSYRLAKANWGWSWVERWIAVRPWERRLPTPSTTPKSTPKEPQNKQTSKGSKNSNSPKPKASVSVKPPLSNAKGAMKPRRLSYPGAEKPAARQVNTKADKINIEKEEIST, encoded by the exons ATGGGTTCTGGAAATGTGTTGAAGACACTAGTGAATATAGTGAAGGATGACAGCTCAAAGCAAGTGAAG AGATCTTCAGGTTCTACAAAATCCAAAGGCTTCAAATGGAAGAAACTCCAGCGAAAGACGTCCATGAGAACAAAATTTATTAGAGATTCCGCTGCTCTTGGTATGTCAATTGAGGATTTAGCAGCAACTCGGATTCAAACCGCATTCCGAGCCTATAGG GCTAGAAAAAAATTACGTCTATTGAAAGGTATAGTAAGATTACAGGCTAAAACCCGAACTTATTCAATCAAAAAGCAAGCTACAACAACATTACATTATCTTCATTCATGGAGCAACATACAGGCTCAGATAAGAGCTCGTCGACTATGTATGGTAACGGAAGGCCACCTTAGACAGAAGAAAATAGCTAATCAGCTAAAGCTCGAGGCAAAACTACATGAGCTAGAG GTGGAATGGTCTGGGGGCCCCGGCACAATGGAGGAAGTTCTCACAAAGATACATCAGAAAGAAGCAGCTGCCGTTAAGCGGGAGCGAACCATGGCATATGCCTTTTCCCATCAG TGGAGGGCTCCCAACTCTATCAATAATGGCCTTGGTAGTTATAGACTTGCTAAAGCTAATTGGGGTTGGAGTTGGGTGGAACGATGGATTGCTGTTCGCCCATGGGAAAGACGGCTCCCAACTCCGTCAACTACCCCTAAATCAACCCCTAAGGAACCACAGAACAAACAGACAAGCAAGGGCAGTAAAAACTCGAATTCACCGAAGCCAAAAGCATCAGTTTCAGTTAAACCCCCACTGTCCAATGCGAAGGGAGCGATGAAGCCTAGGAGGTTGTCTTATCCTGGTGCTGAGAAACCAGCTGCACGTCAAGTAAACACTAAAGCTGATAAGATAAACATcgaaaaagaagagatatcaacTTAG
- the LOC108489208 gene encoding nudix hydrolase 15, mitochondrial-like has product MASSTASFVNGGSSPSFPSQRLLALAQQLRHYKPPPCSLDEESVTPVVQNPEKFRPKRAAVLICLFEGDAGDLRVILTKRSLTMSTHSGEVSLPGGKAEEGDKDDGDTATREAKEEIGLDPSLVNVVTFLEPFLSKHLLRVVPVICILNDRKAFKPKPNPAEVDTVFDVPLEMFIKDENRIAEEREMMGEKYLLHFFDYETENKKYLIWGLTAGILIRAASVVYQQPPAFPEQSPKYEFLRDVGKITDAH; this is encoded by the exons ATGGCTTCATCAACAGCTTCTTTTGTAAATGGTGGATCATCACCTTCATTTCCATCTCAGAGACTCTTGGCCTTAGCCCAGCAGCTGCGTCATTACAAGCCTCCACCTTGTTCCTTAGACGAAGAATCTGTTACCCCAGTTGTCCAAAACCCAGAAAAGTTTAGACCCAAAAGAGCTGCTGTTTTGATATGTCTCTTTGAAGGAGATGCTGGGGATTTGCGTGTCATACTGACCAAAAGGTCTTTAACAATGTCTACACATTCCG GGGAAGTTTCATTGCCAGGTGGGAAAGCAGAGGAAGGAGACAAAGATGATGGTGATACAGCTACTAGAGAAGCCAAAGAAGAGATTGGGTTGGATCCTTCActtgtgaatgttgtaacttttCTTGAACCATTTTTGTCCAAG CATCTCCTTAGAGTTGTTCCTGTTATTTGCATACTTAACGACAGGAAGGCATTCAAGCCTAAGCCGAATCCTGCTGAAGTGGACACTGTGTTCGACGTTCCACTGGAAATGTTCATTAAG GATGAAAATCGAATTGCTGAAGAGAGAGAAATGATGGGAGAAAAGTATCTTCTTCACTTCTTTGACTATGAAACTGAGAATAAGAAGTATCTAATTTGGGGTTTAACTGCTGGCATTTTAATCAGAGCTGCTTCAGTGGTCTACCAGCAACCACCGGCCTTCCCGGAACAGAGTCCCAAGTATGAATTTCTTAGGGATGTGGGCAAAATTACCGACGCACATTGA